TTCCACGAAGCGCAGCTGGAGCGGGTCGACGATGTGCTTGGGGGGGACCATGCCCAGATAGCCGATGGTTCGACCCTGCGCTTCGAGAGAACGCAGGTCGATGTTTTCGAGAGGCCGATCGGGCCCGAACAGCAGGGATTTATCGGCATTCAGCAGCACTACCCGGCGCTCGAAGGTGTGCGGCGCCCTGCCGAACAACCTCCTGGGGAACCTGGACATCTGATTCGCGTGCGCCCCGGTTTCCCGACGGGTGTCGTTACGATAGGCGCGCTGTTCCTCCGGTACGGTCTGCTCCAGGAGCTTTCGCCAGACAAGGGGATCGTTCCCCAGGAAATCCCAGCTGCCGTACTCGGAATAAGCGTGTTCCAGGTGATCAGCCAAATCTTCGATACGGGCTTGTTCGATATTGTTAATGTAGCGGAGAAATCCTCGATCGAAGCTTATTTTCATCACGAAGAACATGACGGCGACCAGGGTACACGTCGCCAGCAGAAAAGCCAGGAAAAGCCGCTGGGTGATGCTGATTTTCATGCTTTTTCCGCCTCCGATTCTGTTTTGGGATGAAAACTAAGTACCATATCCCTGCTGGAGGATTCCAGGTGAAAGCCGGAACAGTTTTTATTTCCTTATTTCTTTCATAATTCCTGCAAGGTTGGGGTGTAAAAAGATTCCAGAAAACCCAGTAACACTCTGCTTCCGTCACCAAAGGAGAAAAACATGAAAAAGGGAATTTTGACACTTGGACTGATTTTCGTCATGGTGTTGACCTCCGCATTCACCGCCATGGCGTCCAGAGATGGGGGCCGGGGCCGCGGCGACCATCAGCAGCGGGGCAAGGGCAGGCTCTGTGCAATGAAAGGACCCGGTCATTCCCTGGCGCGTCTGCTCGGCCAGTTGGATCTCACGCCGGAACAGGAGCAGCAGGCCGACCGGCTGATTCAGGCCAATCGGGAAAAGGTTCAGGCTTTACGCGATCAGATGACTGCTGTCCGCTCCAAGCTGAACCAGGCGATGAATCCGAAAACCTTCGATGAAAAGGCTGTGCGTCAGGCTGCCGCCGAAAAGGCCCGAATTCAAACGGAAATGATGGTCAATCGGGCCAAAACGCATCAACAGATCTATGCCCTTTTGACTCCCGAGCAGCAGGAACTGGCCGATTTGGCCCGCAACCTTGAACGCCTGGGGGGAGGCCGCCAGAAAAAAGGATTTCGCCAGGCATGCGATTTCATGGGGCCGAGAGGGCCACGCAACGCAGAGTAGGGTGTAACGCAATCCAGATCGATCAAGGAAAAGGCCTGCTCCGAAATTCCGGGGGCAGGCCTTTTGATATTTAAGGTTGGATCGTTTTGGGGGATGGAATTAAAAAAGTTTATGGTAAATCCAATTTTATATATAAAATTAAACATAAAAATTTTTGGAATATTATTTGCTTAGAGACCATTAAAACCGCACGACCAGCTATCAAATCCTGTTTCCAAGGGGAAATAGCAGAGCTTTCGGATATCCTATTCAAGCGACGGGAAAAGCCCGTTGCTGATGCTTTTGTTATCTGCAGATATTTAAAAAAGAGGGATCAGCATGAACATTCGCGTGAAGATTACGGCAATGGGAATCGGTCTGGTTTTTCTTACGGCACTATTTATCGCCGGAGCGGCTGTTTATCAGAAAGGGGTCATCCAGAACAAGATCGACGAGGTGATCAAACGGCAGGGCATGGATGAAACGGCGAAAGTTGCGCAGAGCGTCTACCTGATGTGTCAAGCCATGTACGAGTCGGTGACCCAGACCGTGGCCAACAATCTCAAAGTCGCGGAAGAGGTCATGACAGGAATGGGACCGGTGTCCTTTTCCACCGAGACCGCCGAGTGGGAAGCCGTCAACCAATTGAACAAGGAGCGGCGACAGGTCGTGTTGCCGAAAATGCAGGTGGGGGGCAAATGGCTCGGCCAGAACTATTCGTCGGATACCGCCACCCCTCTGGTGGACAAGGTCAAGGATCTGGTCGGGGGAACCTGCACCATTTTTCAACGGATGAATGCTGAAGGGGACATGCTGCGGGTGGCAACCAACGTGCAGAAACTGGATGGCACGCGCGCCATCGGCACCTATATCCCCCATAAAAATCCCGATGGCAAACTTAACCCGGTCATCGAGGCCGTGCTGCGCGGCGAGACCTTTACCGGCAGGGCCTACGTGGTCAATGCCTGGTATATCACGGCCTACAAGCCGATCTGGGATTCCCGGCATGAACAGGTCGTCGGTGTCCTCTATTTTGGCGAAAAGCAGGAGAATGTCTCCAGTCTCCGCAAGGGCATCATGGATGCGGTTGTCGGCCAGACCGGTTACGTCTTTGTGCTTGGGGGCCAGGGGGATCAGAAAGGGGTTTACCTGGTATCGAAGAACGGTGCTCGCGATGGGGAAAACATCTACGATATGCAGGATGCAGAAGGCCGCTATTTCATCCGTTCTCTGATCGACAAAGCCCTGGCGCCACAGAATGACCCAAAAGGCATTCCGGTCTCCTATGAACGGTATGAATGGCAGAACGAAGGTGAAGCCAGACCGCGGGCCAAAATCGCAGCGGTCACCTACTTTGCCCCCTGGGACTGGGTGATCGGGGCCACTATCTACGAGGACGACCTCGAGGGGGCCCGAAACCAGGTAGAGGCGGGTCTTGGCAAGATGGTGAAACAGATTCTGTGGGTGGCGGCCCTGATCGTGTCGGTGGCGGCGGTGGCCGGTTACCGGCTGGCCAGGAACATCAGTCTCCCGTTGCGCAAGGCTGTCGCCATGATTCAGGATCTGGAACGGGGCAAGCTGGACAGCCGTCTGCGTATGCAGCGCAGGGATGAAATCGGGCAGATCGCCGAGGCGATGGACGGGTTTGCGGAAAATCTGCAGGGGGAAGTTGTGACCGCATTCCAAAAACTTGCGGAGGGCGACTTCACTTTCGAGGCCCAGGGGGTGATACGGGAACCTCTGGCGCAGGCCAACCGGGCTCTGGTCGAGGTCATGACCCGGGGCCAGGTTGCGGCGGCCCAGATTGCCGAGGCATCGGCCCAGGTTTCCGATGCGGCCCAGAGCCTGTCGCAAGGGGCCACCGAGTCTGCTGCTTCCCTTGAGGAAATCAGCGCTTCGATGACGGAGCTGGCCAGCCAGACCCGGCGCAATGCCGACAACGCCGACAAGGCGAACAAGTTGTCGACGGAGACCCGGGAAGCGGCAGCCAGAGGCGCTGAACTGATGAAGGACCTGGTCCGGGCCATGGAGGACATCGAGAAAGCCAGCGAAGACATTTCGAAAATCAATCGGGTGATCGATGAGATCGCGTTCCAGACCAATCTGCTGGCCCTGAACGCGGCCGTGGAGGCAGCGCGGGCGGGCCAGCACGGCAAAGGGTTCGCGGTCGTGGCAGAAGAAGTTCGCCATCTTGCTGCGCGGAGCGCCAAGGCGTCCGAGGAGACGGCCCTGCTGATCGAGAACGGTCTGGAAAAATCCCGCGGCGGTTGCGATCTCGCCGACAGAACCTGGAGTGCCCTGCAGGACATTGCGGCCGCAGCCGAGCAGGCCGCCGCCCTTATTTGCGAAATCGCAGCTTCTTCCGGGGAGCAGGCGGAAGGTATCGGGCAGGTCAACCAGGGATTGGGGCAGATCGATCAGGTGACCCAGCAGAACACGGCCAATGCCGAGGAAAGCGCCGCTGCGGCAGAGGAGTTGGCAGGGCAGGCAGACTATCTGCGGCAGATGCTGGGAAAATTCCGGTTGAAAAAAGAAGGGGAGTCTCCCGCCCGGATAACCATCTGAAGCTGTGAGTCAGGCCGGACAGGGTTTTTGCATTCCGCAGCGGGAGCGGACATCAAAAGGGGGCACGGGATGCCCCCTTTTGATGCATCGTGGCGCTATTCGGCTTTCAGTTCTCTTTTTTCCTCGTTCCGCCTGCTGTATCCATTTATGACCTTTTTTATGGCGGAAATGGAAAAGGGCTTGGTGACGACCTCGGAAAAACCTGCGGCAAAGAATTTTTCCCGGTTTTCATCCATGGCGTGAGCGGTAATGGCAATAATGGGAATATCGCGGTTCAGGTTCGATTCCGAGTACTTGCGGATGCGCCTGGTCGCGGTAATGCCGTCCATTTCCGGCATGGATACATCCATCAATACCAGATCGAACGGTTCCTTTTCCAGCAAACCCAAGGCGTCGGCGCCGTTTTCCACCGTCTTCGGGCAGCAGCCCAGATCCTGCAGGATGGTCAGGATCAGGTGACGATTGAGTGGATCGTCTTCAGCCAGAAGAACTTTCAAGCCTTCACAGGAGGGGCTTTCGGGAACCGAGAGAAGTTCGCCCTCCAGGGACGCCTTTTTCCTGTTGCTCGGCAGGTCGAAGTAAACCGTGAAATGGAAGGAGGCCCCCCCTTCGGGATTGTTCTCGCACCAGATCCGGCCGCCCATCATCGTGACAAGCTTTCGGCAGATGGCCAGACCCAGGCCGGTTCCACCAAACTTGCGGGTGATGGAATGGTCCCCTTGGACGAAGGGCTGAAAAATATGATTGATCGCTTCCGGTGTCAGTCCGCACCCGGTATCCTGAACGGAAAATTCGACCACCACCTTTTTCTCTTCCCTGTGCAGCAGGCGGGCTCTCAGAGTGATTTGGCCTTTTTCGGTAAACTTGATGGCATTCGATATGAGGTTGGAAAAAACCTGCTTCAGGCGCAGGGCATCTCCAACCAGAATCGTCGGGATGTCCTTTTGCAGGTCGATAATGCATTCCAGGTTCTTGGCTTCGAAGCGGGGACGTTGCAAACTCAGGATCTCTTCGATGATCGATCCGAGCGCGAACGCCTCGTTGTTCAGAGTCAGCTTGCCCGCCTCGATCTTGGAGAAATCCAGGATGTCATCCAGAATCGCCAAGAGATTCTCTGCAGAGACCCGCAGAATGCGCAGAATTTCCTCCTGCCGTGATGTGAGGTCGGTCGCCTCGAGCAGTTGAACTGTTGCGAAAATGCCGGTCATCGGGGTGCGGATTTCATGGCTCATATTGGCCAGGAAGATGCTCTTGGCGGCGTTGGCACTGTCCGCCTGCTCCTTGGCCAGTTGCAGCATTTCGGTCCTTTCCGCAACCTTTCGTTCCAGCTCCTCGTAGGACCGGGCCAACTTCTGCTCCGCTTCCTTGATGCGGGAAATATCGGTAAAGGTCATAACAACGCCGTCAATAACCCTGTTTTCGTTCCTGAAGGGCAGCAGTCGTTTCAACAGCCATTGACCTTCCTGGGTAAAAACTTCTTTTTCCATCGTCTTGCCCGTGGACAGCACTTCCCGCACGTCCTTCAGCATCTGCTCCTGATTGGCGAGATGATAGGCGATATGGTCGATGGGGCGGCCGATATCCTGGGGCAGAAGTTTGAAGATTTTGACGATCGCAGGATTGAATTTGCGGATCAGCAGATCCTTGTCGATGTAAACGGTGCCGATCTCGATGCTGGTCAACAGGTTTTCATGGTCCTGGTTGAGCTGTTTGAGCTCCTTGTTCTTGAGTTCGAATTCCGCATTGACCGTATAGAGTTCCTCGTTGACCGAGTGCAGCTCCTCATTCGTACTCTGCAACTCCTCATTGGAGGCCATCAGCTCTTCGTTGGTCGTCTGCAGTTCCTCATTGGATGTCTGAAGTTCCTCGATGGTGGTCTGCAGATTCTCCTTGGTGATCTGGAGCTCCATTTCGAGTTCGACAATGCGCTGATTGAGATAATCCGGGATTTCCTTCTGCGGGATATCGCAGATTTCCTGTTCAATGTGCGCACTGGGTTTTTCCGGGACGGCGGGGGAAACAGAAACGAAGTAATGCACCGACTTGGTTTTGTTGTCGTTGATGCATTCCACCCGCAGATCATGGGTCTTTTTGTCCTGCGCACCGAGCCGGATGGCATGACGCGCGGTCACCTTGGCGCAATTCTGGGCGGCCCTGTGCAGGGCCGTGCTCAAGGGTATTTTCAGGCTTTCATGGACCAGGTCGAGCAGATCGTTTTCGTAGCGTCCGTGGGGTTGTCTCAACAATTTTGTAACATCGCCGAAACAGTGCAGAATGCGACGATTTTCATCCACCAGAATTCCGGGAGGCATGTATTCTTCCAGCAGGATGTCGTAATCGTGCATCAGCTGACGATCCAGGCTTACGGTCATGCGGTGGGTCGAAATGCCCAGATTCGGCAGGGTCATGAACTTTCTGCTGGGTTCCATATTCATTTCGAGGGCGATCTTGACATCGCGGATCTTGCGGAAGATCTTGCCGGGGCTGTCGACCGTTTCGAATTCTCCGGCGATTTTGCCCAGCCCCTCGCTGCTGCCCAGAAACAGCGTGGCGTTCAGTTTAAGGGCGAAATGGAACAGGGCGAGCACCTTTTCCTGGATTTCAGGCTGGAGATAGATCAGCAGGTTGCGGCAGCAGATCAGGTCCATCCGGGTAAAAGGAGGGTCGTTGATCAGATTGTGAGGTGCGAAAACGATCATCTTGCGGATGTCCTGGATCACCTGGTACTTCCCGTCCGGGCGCTGGATGAAAAACCTCTCCAGACGCTCGGGCGAAACGTTTTTCAGGCATTGGTCTCCATAGACACCCAAAGAAGCAACATCCAGAGAACTGCGGTGGACATCCGTGGCGAAAATCGTGATGTTTCCGCGCCATTCATGTTCCTCCGCCAGTTCGGACAGCAAGATGGCCAGGGAGTAGGCTTCCTCACCGGTGGCGCAACCAGCGGTCCAGGCCCGGAACTCTTCGTCATGATGACGGTCTTCGAATGCCTTCTTGAGGGCCTGTTCGCGAAGCCGTTCGAAGTATTTGGGATCCCGGAAAAATTCGGTGACTCCGATCAGCAGGTCGCGGTACAGGGAGTCAAGTTCATTGATGTCGCTGGCAAGATAGGCGGCATATTTGTTGGGATTGCCGATCTTCAGAAATTCCATGCGCCTCTGAATCCTGCGGCCGACCGTAGGCGGTTTGTATCGGGAGAAGTCGAGGTTGAACTGGCTGCGAAGGACGGCAAACACCTGCTGATATTCTCCGCTGTCATCATCGACGGGGAATTCCTGGAGGACCTTGAACCGATCATTATCCGGAGCGGCACAATACTCCTGGATCAGCCGGGGCATCATGGAAGGTTCAAGCATCATATGGCACTTTCCCGTGGCAAAAGCGCTGCGGGGCATGCCGTCGAACTGTGCAGAGTCGATCGACTGCACCAGGACCAGACCACCGGCATCATGAATATTGACCAGTCCGCGGGTGCCGTCGCTGCCTGTCCCCGACATGACCACGGCAATGGCCTGCTTTCCAAACTCCTTGGCCAGCGAGCGGAAAAAAACGTCGATGGGCAGGTCCGGGTGCTGCTGTCCCTGTTCGAGGGACTCCAGATAAAGCTGACCCACGGAGACGGTCATGCGGGACTTGGGGGGTATAAGGTATATGGAGTTTTTCTCAAGAGGAATGCCGTCCGTGACCCGGTGGATGGCCATTTTCGTGTGCCGGGCCAAAAGGTCGTCCATCAGGCTTTTGAAGTCGGGAGACAGATGCTGGATCACCACGAACGCCAGGCCGCTGTCCGAGGGCATATGGTCAAAAAACTGTTCGAGAGCTGCCAGGCCGCCGGCAGAGGCACCGATGGCGACCACGAAAGAGGGTTTTTCAGACATCTACGACCTCACCAACCCGTAGGTTTCCGTTTTTGATAAAAGGTTGCGAATCCTATTGATTAAACAGACCGAAGCGAAATATGCAAGGAAAAATCAGCATTTTAACGGTATTTTAATCAATCGGGAATTTAAAGGCCACGGGGGAGGGAGAAGGAAATCTGAAGCGCCTCGCAAATGGCAGTTCGTGCGGTCAATATTAAAGCGGCTTGGACGCGGAATGGTAAAAAGGCTTTTACCATTCCGCAAAGCCGTGTCGATTTATTCCTGCTCGCTGATCTCTTCAGACATCTTGGCCATGGCTTCCTGCACCTTGGCGTCCATCATAAACCGCATGGAGTTCATCATTGCTGACGAAAACCTGGAGGATGCCTGTTCGACACGCTGCACCTCATCCTCAAGACCTTTCGGAACGACACCATTTTCAAAATCAGGATACTTCTTCTGAAATTCCTGAAGCTGAGGAATCAATTCTTTCATGCCCGCGGTGTATGTTTCAATGACTTTCACCATATCGTCTGCGCTTTGGGCTTTTTCCATGCCGTCGACAAATTTTTCCATGACATCGGCCTGTTTCTTCATCAGCGATTCCAGATCACCGGTCCCATCTGAACTGCAGGCAGTCATAAAAAGGGCGGTGAAAAGGATTGACAACAGAACAATCACATGTTTCTTCATGAAATATCCCTCCTTGATTTTTTGAACAGAAAAAGACAAAAGCCGGATTGGGAAAAGCAACGGGCGAAAAGCCGAATGAATGCAATGAAATTACAAACATCTGGGGAAAAGGTCAACGAATTTTAAAAAAGACATTCAGAACCGCAGAGGAGAATTGCCTGCGGCTTTTACCGAGGTGCATTGAAAAGGCAACCGGGTTACAATGGGTCAAAGCAGGGCTGGCAGCGCGGAGAAAGGTTCCCTTACATGACCATGCAGAAGAAAAAGTTTCCCTATATCCGCCCCATGACCGGGGAAGACGAAGAAAAGATCAAGCGGATCCCCTTTCTGAACATCGATACGGTGCTGATACCTTCGCCCTTTGTGCGCGACCAGGACCTCGACCTCGATCCAGACTATTGTTACGTCTGGGACGAGGAGGGGGAACTGCTCGGCTTTCTGCAGGTCTACTCCAATAAAAACCACACCAGATTTCATTTATACAAAGTCGTGAGCAGCCCTTTTCAGCGGGGCAAGGGGGTCGGGTCGGCGTTCATCGAGAAACTGGTGAACGAGGTTGACGAGACGGCCGAAATCTATCTTTATGTCTGGGATAAACTGATCAGCAGCATTGAGTTTTTTGCCAGCGCCGGTTTCGAGTATGCCGGTTCCAGCGTATACCGAAAGATGAATTTTCATTTGATGTCGTCCAATGCCGGTTCCATTCGCCAAAAAATTGCCTCTTGGCGTGAAAGGGAATATTCGGTTCCCGAGGAATTGAGCAAGGTCCGGCACGATGCTAAAAAGTCTCTTAAAGTGCTGCTGGACATGACCTCGATCATGTCGGTCGACAATTTTCATAAATTGCTCGATGACATCAGTCGGGAATCAACAGCCATGCTGAATACCTTGCAGGCTTTCGAGGACCGGATTGTCGAAAGACACCAGGTGGATATCAAGGAATTGATTACCCATCGGGTGATTCCCTTTATCGAAGCCTCCGAAATTCCCTGCCAGATGAGGTTGATCATCGGTTCCAAAATCCCGCTCGTCAGCGGAAACTATCTGAATTTCAGCCGGGCCCTCATCAACCTCGTGTCCAATTCCCTGGATGCCATCAGCGAAACGGGACGAAAGGGCATCATCGAAATTGCTTTGAGGGAGGATGAAGATGCAGTCATCCTGACGGTCAGGGACAATGGCATAGGGATAGACAGGGAGCGGCTTGAAAAAGGGCCGGACGGCCTGCCCGCCTTTGTCGGCAACACGACGAAGAAGGGCAAATCCGGCGAAGGGATCGGCACCCGGCAGATATTCTCGACCTTCGGCGTGAAAAACATCGAGGTGGAGAGTGTCCCGGGCAAAGCGACCCGATGGATCATCCGGGTGCCGAAGAGCACGGGGCAGGAGGTTCATCTTCTGTCCGATCTCGAGTCCCGTTTCCAGCATTTGATGAAAACCACCGAAAAGATCGGCATTTCCAGGAGGAGCCAGAAAACCCAGGTGGCGATATTTATCTGGCAGCTCCGCCAGCTGGAGATATTCAGCTACGATCTCATCAATCAGTTCAGCCGTTACAACAATGTTCGCGATGTTTACCGTAATATCCTGCTGTATCGGGAAGGCCGGAAGGATTTCGATTTCCTGAAGCAGGAATTGAAAAAGTGCAGGATTGACAATGGGATATTTCGGGACTGGTTGCTCGATGCGGTGAGACGGATCAGAGAGAATGAATCCTACATTCTGGATAACGTCAAGGTCCAGGATTATAAAGGCGTTCTGTTCAAGAGCTATGGCCAGGCGATCGAGCGGCATATCATCTTTACCATGGACCCGGAAAACGGCCGTTTCTATGCCACGGACCGCAAACTTGCCGAGCACATGGATTACGTGCCCTATCTGGGCAAGGATCGGGACGAACTGCTGCGGGGAGAATTCATCGGCGATGTCAAAAACCTGGAAAGCCCCATCACCTTGGGCGTCTGGTCGGTGACCAGCCGGGAGGACCTGCAGGAGAAACTGCGGCTGATCCGTCAGGGTGCACGGCAGTTGCTGGAGATGGATCTGAAAGCGGAAAAGAAAGTCTCTTTCTACCACACCACCTACAACACCTCGGCCTACGAGATCGACACCTTCAAGACCACCACCCTCGGGAAGATGGCGGACATGAGCGACGAAGACCTCGACAAGCTGATTGTCAAGGCGGAGGACGAGTTCAGCGCGCTGGCGTTTGTCGATTGAATATTTTATTCGCGGTCGGAATCAAAGCTTTTTTTGACCCCCATACCGATACCGACACGAATCTTCGGAGCGTGCCACAACCGACTTTCCCACTATTCATGCCTTAATGCTTCAATCGGGTTGAGGTTGGCAGCCTTGCTGGCCGGGTAGAAGCCGAAGAAAACGCCCACCGCCAGGGTAAAACAGACGCTGATCAGGATCATCCATGGATTGATCACCGCACTGATCCCCAGGGCCTGGCCGAGGCCGAAGGCGATGCCGAGGCCCGCCATAATGCCGATGACGCCGCCGCACAGGCAGAGGATGACGGCCTCGATAAGAAACTGGTTGAGGATGTCGCCGCCCCGGGCGCCGACCGCCAGGCGGATGCCGATTTCCCGGGTCCGTTCCGTCACCGAAACCAGCATGATGTTCATGATTCCGATGCCGCCCACCAGCAGGGAGACACCGGCAATGGCGCTGAGCAGCAGGGTCATGGTGCCGGTTACCTGGGAAGCGACACTCGTGATTTCCGACTGGTCCCGCAGACTGAAATCATTCTCCTGCCTCTCCCGCAAACGGTGCTCCCGGCGCAGCACCGCAGCGATTTCCCGCTTCGCCTCCTCGATCCTGTCCGGGGTGGCGGCACTGGCGAGCAGGCTGCGCACCGTCCTGCCGTCGGAAAGACGATACAGGGCGGTGGTCATTGGAATCTGGATGACATCGTCCTGGTCGTCCCCCATGCCGTTCTGACCCTTTTCGCCGAGGACCCCGATGATCCTGAAGGGAGTTTTGCGGATGCGTATCCGCTGCCCTACCGGATCTCCCCCGCCGAACAGTTCGTTCACCACTGTCTGTCCCAACACCGCGACCTTGGCCTTGGTTTTGACTTCCCGCTCTGTAAAATACGCTCCCCGCACCACCGTGTAATTGCGTATGGCGGGAAAGGTTTCGCTGACCCCCTGCACGGTGGTGTTCCAGTTGTTGTTCCCCGCCACCACCTGCTCGGACAGTCGGACCATGGCCGAAACGTTGCTTACCGCCGGCGCACCTTCCCTTATGGCTGCAACATCCTGCAGAGACAGGGTGGCGGAGGTTCCCGCACCGCCGCGTACACCATTGGCGTCCAGGCTTTCCGGAACCACGATGATGAGATTGGTGCCCATGGCGGCGATACCCGCAGAAATGTCGGCCTGCGATCCCTCCCCCAAGGCCACCAGGGCAATGACGGAACCGACCCCGATGATAATGCCGAGCATCGTCAGCAGGCTGCGCAGACGGTTGCGGGTGATGCTGCGCCAGGCCACAATGATGAGTTTCTGCCATTTCATGTGTCGATCTCCTGAAACCTAATCTTCAAAACCTTGTTATCCGCAGATTTCGCAGATTTTCACAGATTAGAGGCGGAACGGCAAAATCCGATTTCGATCCCGATTTCGATTTGGAAAAAAGCCAAGCCTTTGGAGTCCTCTGCGTTAATCTGCGAAATCTGTGGATCAAAAAGTTTTTCCCGTTTGAGCCCGCCGCCGGTTCGCCACCGGAAAATCCCGTCGAATCCGGCCGTCCTGCATTTCAATAACCCGGGAGGCATGTTCGGCAACGTCCGCCTCATGGGTGACCAGCACGATGGTGATGCCGTTGTCGTTGAGTTCCTGGAACAGGGCCAGCACATCGAGGGTGGTGCGGCTGTCGA
This portion of the Syntrophotaleaceae bacterium genome encodes:
- a CDS encoding GNAT family N-acetyltransferase; protein product: MTMQKKKFPYIRPMTGEDEEKIKRIPFLNIDTVLIPSPFVRDQDLDLDPDYCYVWDEEGELLGFLQVYSNKNHTRFHLYKVVSSPFQRGKGVGSAFIEKLVNEVDETAEIYLYVWDKLISSIEFFASAGFEYAGSSVYRKMNFHLMSSNAGSIRQKIASWREREYSVPEELSKVRHDAKKSLKVLLDMTSIMSVDNFHKLLDDISRESTAMLNTLQAFEDRIVERHQVDIKELITHRVIPFIEASEIPCQMRLIIGSKIPLVSGNYLNFSRALINLVSNSLDAISETGRKGIIEIALREDEDAVILTVRDNGIGIDRERLEKGPDGLPAFVGNTTKKGKSGEGIGTRQIFSTFGVKNIEVESVPGKATRWIIRVPKSTGQEVHLLSDLESRFQHLMKTTEKIGISRRSQKTQVAIFIWQLRQLEIFSYDLINQFSRYNNVRDVYRNILLYREGRKDFDFLKQELKKCRIDNGIFRDWLLDAVRRIRENESYILDNVKVQDYKGVLFKSYGQAIERHIIFTMDPENGRFYATDRKLAEHMDYVPYLGKDRDELLRGEFIGDVKNLESPITLGVWSVTSREDLQEKLRLIRQGARQLLEMDLKAEKKVSFYHTTYNTSAYEIDTFKTTTLGKMADMSDEDLDKLIVKAEDEFSALAFVD
- a CDS encoding Spy/CpxP family protein refolding chaperone, producing MKKGILTLGLIFVMVLTSAFTAMASRDGGRGRGDHQQRGKGRLCAMKGPGHSLARLLGQLDLTPEQEQQADRLIQANREKVQALRDQMTAVRSKLNQAMNPKTFDEKAVRQAAAEKARIQTEMMVNRAKTHQQIYALLTPEQQELADLARNLERLGGGRQKKGFRQACDFMGPRGPRNAE
- a CDS encoding chemotaxis protein CheB, with protein sequence MSEKPSFVVAIGASAGGLAALEQFFDHMPSDSGLAFVVIQHLSPDFKSLMDDLLARHTKMAIHRVTDGIPLEKNSIYLIPPKSRMTVSVGQLYLESLEQGQQHPDLPIDVFFRSLAKEFGKQAIAVVMSGTGSDGTRGLVNIHDAGGLVLVQSIDSAQFDGMPRSAFATGKCHMMLEPSMMPRLIQEYCAAPDNDRFKVLQEFPVDDDSGEYQQVFAVLRSQFNLDFSRYKPPTVGRRIQRRMEFLKIGNPNKYAAYLASDINELDSLYRDLLIGVTEFFRDPKYFERLREQALKKAFEDRHHDEEFRAWTAGCATGEEAYSLAILLSELAEEHEWRGNITIFATDVHRSSLDVASLGVYGDQCLKNVSPERLERFFIQRPDGKYQVIQDIRKMIVFAPHNLINDPPFTRMDLICCRNLLIYLQPEIQEKVLALFHFALKLNATLFLGSSEGLGKIAGEFETVDSPGKIFRKIRDVKIALEMNMEPSRKFMTLPNLGISTHRMTVSLDRQLMHDYDILLEEYMPPGILVDENRRILHCFGDVTKLLRQPHGRYENDLLDLVHESLKIPLSTALHRAAQNCAKVTARHAIRLGAQDKKTHDLRVECINDNKTKSVHYFVSVSPAVPEKPSAHIEQEICDIPQKEIPDYLNQRIVELEMELQITKENLQTTIEELQTSNEELQTTNEELMASNEELQSTNEELHSVNEELYTVNAEFELKNKELKQLNQDHENLLTSIEIGTVYIDKDLLIRKFNPAIVKIFKLLPQDIGRPIDHIAYHLANQEQMLKDVREVLSTGKTMEKEVFTQEGQWLLKRLLPFRNENRVIDGVVMTFTDISRIKEAEQKLARSYEELERKVAERTEMLQLAKEQADSANAAKSIFLANMSHEIRTPMTGIFATVQLLEATDLTSRQEEILRILRVSAENLLAILDDILDFSKIEAGKLTLNNEAFALGSIIEEILSLQRPRFEAKNLECIIDLQKDIPTILVGDALRLKQVFSNLISNAIKFTEKGQITLRARLLHREEKKVVVEFSVQDTGCGLTPEAINHIFQPFVQGDHSITRKFGGTGLGLAICRKLVTMMGGRIWCENNPEGGASFHFTVYFDLPSNRKKASLEGELLSVPESPSCEGLKVLLAEDDPLNRHLILTILQDLGCCPKTVENGADALGLLEKEPFDLVLMDVSMPEMDGITATRRIRKYSESNLNRDIPIIAITAHAMDENREKFFAAGFSEVVTKPFSISAIKKVINGYSRRNEEKRELKAE
- a CDS encoding methyl-accepting chemotaxis protein encodes the protein MNIRVKITAMGIGLVFLTALFIAGAAVYQKGVIQNKIDEVIKRQGMDETAKVAQSVYLMCQAMYESVTQTVANNLKVAEEVMTGMGPVSFSTETAEWEAVNQLNKERRQVVLPKMQVGGKWLGQNYSSDTATPLVDKVKDLVGGTCTIFQRMNAEGDMLRVATNVQKLDGTRAIGTYIPHKNPDGKLNPVIEAVLRGETFTGRAYVVNAWYITAYKPIWDSRHEQVVGVLYFGEKQENVSSLRKGIMDAVVGQTGYVFVLGGQGDQKGVYLVSKNGARDGENIYDMQDAEGRYFIRSLIDKALAPQNDPKGIPVSYERYEWQNEGEARPRAKIAAVTYFAPWDWVIGATIYEDDLEGARNQVEAGLGKMVKQILWVAALIVSVAAVAGYRLARNISLPLRKAVAMIQDLERGKLDSRLRMQRRDEIGQIAEAMDGFAENLQGEVVTAFQKLAEGDFTFEAQGVIREPLAQANRALVEVMTRGQVAAAQIAEASAQVSDAAQSLSQGATESAASLEEISASMTELASQTRRNADNADKANKLSTETREAAARGAELMKDLVRAMEDIEKASEDISKINRVIDEIAFQTNLLALNAAVEAARAGQHGKGFAVVAEEVRHLAARSAKASEETALLIENGLEKSRGGCDLADRTWSALQDIAAAAEQAAALICEIAASSGEQAEGIGQVNQGLGQIDQVTQQNTANAEESAAAAEELAGQADYLRQMLGKFRLKKEGESPARITI
- a CDS encoding ABC transporter permease; protein product: MKWQKLIIVAWRSITRNRLRSLLTMLGIIIGVGSVIALVALGEGSQADISAGIAAMGTNLIIVVPESLDANGVRGGAGTSATLSLQDVAAIREGAPAVSNVSAMVRLSEQVVAGNNNWNTTVQGVSETFPAIRNYTVVRGAYFTEREVKTKAKVAVLGQTVVNELFGGGDPVGQRIRIRKTPFRIIGVLGEKGQNGMGDDQDDVIQIPMTTALYRLSDGRTVRSLLASAATPDRIEEAKREIAAVLRREHRLRERQENDFSLRDQSEITSVASQVTGTMTLLLSAIAGVSLLVGGIGIMNIMLVSVTERTREIGIRLAVGARGGDILNQFLIEAVILCLCGGVIGIMAGLGIAFGLGQALGISAVINPWMILISVCFTLAVGVFFGFYPASKAANLNPIEALRHE